From Chryseobacterium shandongense, the proteins below share one genomic window:
- a CDS encoding glycosyltransferase family 2 protein, protein MKHVPSKVSVIVPVYNVEKYLAKCLDSLICQTHQNLEILVVNDGSTDRSGEIILDYAQRYPHKIKAFLKENGGLSDARNFGIDIATGDFIGFVDSDDYVSASMFQEMAALAEEHNAEMVICNVLKVDELGKIKQKITQVPNMPDKIDLESNFSVFSDISYFACNKLFKRNLFNEKRFKKNVHFEDIQLIPQLVLDCTTIAQTQNYHYHYLERLNSISKTHTEKGLDILKAVEEVEGYFKTTKYSNKLKELKNFQIFEGVYSFIAYLAFVQNDDLFYQMCEKLEFFMKKRDIKRKNLLQFNRFGKNYLLSLSLKKNLFYLLFFAGQKKLIRKFM, encoded by the coding sequence ATGAAACATGTTCCCTCAAAAGTTTCTGTTATTGTTCCTGTTTACAATGTTGAAAAATATCTTGCCAAATGCCTGGATTCCTTAATCTGTCAGACCCATCAGAATCTGGAAATTCTCGTGGTGAATGACGGAAGCACAGACCGTTCCGGGGAAATTATCCTTGATTACGCACAGAGATATCCCCACAAAATAAAAGCTTTTCTAAAAGAAAACGGAGGGCTCAGCGATGCCCGGAATTTCGGAATCGACATTGCAACCGGAGATTTTATCGGTTTTGTGGATAGTGATGATTATGTGAGTGCGTCAATGTTTCAGGAAATGGCGGCATTAGCCGAAGAACATAATGCGGAAATGGTGATCTGTAATGTCCTGAAAGTAGATGAGCTGGGAAAAATTAAACAAAAGATCACACAAGTTCCTAACATGCCGGACAAAATTGATCTTGAGAGTAATTTTTCCGTCTTTTCTGATATCAGCTATTTTGCCTGTAATAAACTGTTTAAAAGAAATCTTTTCAATGAAAAAAGATTTAAAAAAAATGTTCATTTTGAAGATATTCAGCTTATTCCGCAGCTTGTATTGGATTGTACAACCATTGCCCAGACCCAAAATTACCATTATCACTATCTCGAGCGATTGAATTCTATCAGCAAAACGCACACAGAAAAAGGACTTGATATCCTGAAAGCAGTAGAAGAGGTGGAAGGCTATTTTAAAACAACAAAATATTCGAATAAACTGAAGGAACTCAAAAATTTCCAGATTTTTGAAGGGGTGTATTCTTTCATCGCATACCTTGCTTTTGTTCAAAACGATGATCTTTTTTACCAAATGTGTGAAAAGCTTGAATTTTTTATGAAAAAAAGGGATATAAAACGTAAAAATTTATTGCAATTTAATCGTTTTGGTAAGAATTATCTATTATCTTTGTCATTGAAAAAAAACTTATTTTATCTTTTATTTTTTGCAGGGCAGAAAAAATTGATAAGAAAATTTATGTAA